DNA from Bacteroidota bacterium:
ATCGTGAATAAAACCGTGCTTTCCTACATCGGCGATTCCTTCAATGGCGATTCACTCACCATCCGGTGGAATGAGGTGGAAGGGTCTGTGAATTACCTGGTCTCGGTTCGTTACACGGGTCCCGATTCATCGAAAATCAGAATTGAATCCGATTTCAATGACGATGAGGATGAAAATTTCGAAGAAGATCCCAACGTGCAATCCTCCTGGGTGAACCGGACCAACGGCCGGCTGTATGGCTTTTTCCACAAGTTTTACGGACCTCACCGGGTGACCATCGTGGCCATGGATCAGAATCTGTATAACTATATCAAAACACAGTTCCAGAGTTCACGTCAGGTCAATGAGCCTCTTTTTAACCTCAGCAGTGGCGTTGGGTACTTTGCCTCGGGCTCACGACGAAGCGTCGACTATCAGCTCAATTTTTAAAACAGATCCATCTGACCGGGACGGGTTTCTGCAAACAGGGACCGGTTGAATTCCGGCATCTGCCGGTCTGAAAAAAACCGCTCTCTGGCAAGATGAACCTGACTGCGGATGGTGGCCGCCCACGGCCCCTCCCCGGTCATGCGGCGCCCAAACCTCGAATCATTTAACTGCCCGCCATGAAGCGACTTTATCCGGTTTAATACCTTTTCTGCCTGATGGGGAAACGCCTTCCCGATCCAGTCTGTCATCAGGTCCCCCACCTGACCGTTCAGCCGCACCACCAATCCGCCCGCACTCAGAGCTCCCGCATCGGACGCTGCCTCAAACACCCGAAGAATCTCATGATCGGTCAGACCGGGAATGATGGGAGCCATGAGCACGTTAACAGGAATGCCGGCATCCGTCAGCCGCCGGATGGTCTTCAATACCGATGCCGCCGAGGAAGTCCGGGGTTCCAGTTTCCGCTTGACCGACTCATCCAATGTGGTGAGTGACAGGTTCACATGAACCAGCTGGTCCCGGGCCAGATCGGATAGCAGATCCGTATCACGATCAATCAGACTGTTTTTGGTAATCAGTCCCACCGGATGCCTGAATTCCAGAAAGGTGCTCAGCAGTCGTCTGGTCAGTTCCCGTTTACGTTCAACCGGCTGATAAATATCGGTGTTACCCGCCATGACAATGGGATCACCAGCCCAGCCAGATTT
Protein-coding regions in this window:
- a CDS encoding DUF4249 family protein, which encodes MKRHLIISALMALPLFTACEAPTDPDLYKPEVVVKAFLPVGEGIDSVYISQVLPLTAGYTFEQAALSGVIVRVTDQDGNSTQLTEYAGKRGIYGDLSYVIKPKTTYSLYVEAAGFPVITATTTTPGALNPLIVNKTVLSYIGDSFNGDSLTIRWNEVEGSVNYLVSVRYTGPDSSKIRIESDFNDDEDENFEEDPNVQSSWVNRTNGRLYGFFHKFYGPHRVTIVAMDQNLYNYIKTQFQSSRQVNEPLFNLSSGVGYFASGSRRSVDYQLNF
- a CDS encoding PA0069 family radical SAM protein; this encodes MSDSFRKGRGAQKRLHNPFRQQEVIPDADHLTDQEEAESVLFPKPETRVLEVTAASIVNRVESPDVPMGWSLNPYQGCEHGCVYCYARNSHTYWDGGAGIEFETRIQVKVNAVELLRRFFLKSGWAGDPIVMAGNTDIYQPVERKRELTRRLLSTFLEFRHPVGLITKNSLIDRDTDLLSDLARDQLVHVNLSLTTLDESVKRKLEPRTSSAASVLKTIRRLTDAGIPVNVLMAPIIPGLTDHEILRVFEAASDAGALSAGGLVVRLNGQVGDLMTDWIGKAFPHQAEKVLNRIKSLHGGQLNDSRFGRRMTGEGPWAATIRSQVHLARERFFSDRQMPEFNRSLFAETRPGQMDLF